The following nucleotide sequence is from Anabaena sphaerica FACHB-251.
TGAATTTCTTTCCATTTACCCGCTAGAACTGCATTGAGTCCATCTTGATCGTTTCTTACATATTCTCGATTTTGTTTGATATATTCAAGAGCTTTTTGTCCTATGTTGTCGCTGCGCCATTTTTCCAAATTAATTACTAAAAGTCCAGAATTAAAATATTTATGATTTGGACAAATTCCCACATCTTGATAATTCCTTAATCCATCGGACATTGATATATACAGTTCCACATCATCCTGAACAGCTAATACATAGTTATCTTCTAGAGGAATATTCCATAACTCTTCTAAATTTCCTTTCACTACCATATCGGTGTCTAGATAAATTGCTTTATCAAACTCTGGGGGTAAAAATTGAGTAATTAGGAGTCGATAATATGAAGTAGTTGTTAGATGTCTAGTCAATACCAGATTGTTTAACTGCGTCTCATCTATTTGTATCCATGAAATATCAACTTGTTCTGATTTCAGTGATTTAATAATTTTGTTTTTGTTAGATTTACTAATCCCTCCATCCAGAATAAA
It contains:
- a CDS encoding glycosyltransferase family 8 protein, with translation MCINSNFQPIILVCAADNNYAMPLAVTVRSALANFKSNRKIGLFILDGGISKSNKNKIIKSLKSEQVDISWIQIDETQLNNLVLTRHLTTTSYYRLLITQFLPPEFDKAIYLDTDMVVKGNLEELWNIPLEDNYVLAVQDDVELYISMSDGLRNYQDVGICPNHKYFNSGLLVINLEKWRSDNIGQKALEYIKQNREYVRNDQDGLNAVLAGKWKEIHPRWNQMPRIYDYSSWQESPHPEDIYEELLHKPYIIHFTNSPKPWYAGLKTECTHPKKDLFFQYLDMTYWSGWRDTFWRRLARKFMKVTSLTTSKL